The nucleotide window GACTCGTGGCTGGCGGGGATGGATGCGGCCGCCCGGGCGTTGGAGCCGGGCCGGTGATGGACCCGGCCGAGCTGGCGCGGCGGGCCGCCGACGTCGAGAACCCGCGTCTGGCTCCGGACGACATCCTGGTGACGGGCCGGACCGCGGTGGTCACCGGCGGGGGCGGAGGGATCGGCCAGGGCGCGGCGCTGGCGTTGGCCCGCTTCGGGGCCAAGGTGGCCGTGCTCGACGTGATCCCCGAGCGGTGTGAGGCCACGGCGGCCGCCATCACGAGGTCGGGGGGGCGGGCCCTCGGCCTGCCCACCGACGTCATGGACTCGGCGCAGCTGCGGGGGGCCGTCCGCCGCACCCACGAGGCCTTCGGGAGCGTGGACATCCTCGTGAACAACGCCGGAGGTGTGAGGGGAGGGTCGTTCCTGACCATGCCCGAGGCCAGCATGCGCCGCCACGTGGAGATCAACCTCGTGAGCATGCTCGTCGCGACCCAGGAGGCGGCCAACCTGATGATCGCAGGCGGTCGGGGTGGCGCCATCGTGAACGTGAGCAGTATCGAGGGCTTCCGGGCCGCGCCCGAGTACGCGGTGTACGCCGCGTGCAAGGCGGGCATGGTGAACTTCACCCAGACCATGGCCCTGGAGCTCGGCGCCCACGGCATCCGGGTGAACTGCATAGCTCCCGACCAGACCATCACGCCGGGCCTGCGGGGGAACAGAGCCGGGCCCGTCGACCCGGCCACATGGCCGGAGGAGAGCCCCGAGGACGTCGACCGCTCGGCCCGGCTGATCCCCGTCGGCCGCAAGGGGCTGGTCGAGGAGTGCGCGGCGGCGGTGGTGTGGCTGTGCTCGCAGATGTCCAGCTATGTCACCGGGGAGACGGTGAGCGTGGACGGCGGGACCCGCGCCGGTGGCGGATGGTCACGCCGGCCCGGCGGCGGATGGACGCTGATCAGCTGAGAGCGGAGGTTCCCGACAGATGAAGTTCATGATCGACTACCCGTTGCTCAGCGACCGGGACGGAGGGGCGTGGGTCCGGCCCGAGAGCATGGCGCAGCTCGCCCGCGACGCCGAGGCCGCCGGAGTCGACGCCATAGCCCTCACCGATCACCCCGCTCCCTCCAAGAAGTGGCTCGAGGGAGGGGGCCACGAGACCCTCGACCCGTTCGTGGGCCTGGCCTACATGGCTGCGGCCACGCAGCGGCTGCGACTGATGACCTACCTCACGGTCGTCCCCTACCGGAACCCCCTGCTCCTGGCCAAGTCGATGACGTCTCTCGATGTGGTGTCGGGCGGGCGGGCCACCTTCGTGCTGGGGACCGGGTACCTCCGGTCGGAGTTCGCCGCTCTGGGGGTCGAATTCGACGAGCGCAACGAGCTGTTCGACGAATCGGCCGAGGTGCTGAGGGGGATCTGGTCGACCGACAGCTTCAGCTTCGAGGGCCGCCACTTCACGGCCCGGGGCCAGACCATCAAGCCGGTCCCCGTCCAGCAACCCCACCCACCGCTGTGGATCGGCGGCAACGCCACCGTCGTCAGGGACCGAGTGGCCCGTTGGGCCCAGGGCTGGGCGCCCCTGCAGGGCGGTGCCGTGCTGTTCCGGACCGCCCGGACGGCGCCGATCACGTCGGAGTCCGAGCTGGCCGAGATGATCCGGGACCTGTGGGACCGCATCGACGCCGCCGGCCGGAGCCGCGACGAGGTGGACATCATCGCCACCGGGGGGGCCGAGCGGCCCGGCCGCGACGCCGGTGCCGAGGAGCACATCGACGCCATCGGCCGGCTGGCGGCCATGGGGGTGACGTGGACATCGGCGCCCCTCGACCAGTCGAGCGTCGCGGCGGCGCGCGACGGGCTGGCCC belongs to Acidimicrobiales bacterium and includes:
- a CDS encoding TIGR03619 family F420-dependent LLM class oxidoreductase, producing MKFMIDYPLLSDRDGGAWVRPESMAQLARDAEAAGVDAIALTDHPAPSKKWLEGGGHETLDPFVGLAYMAAATQRLRLMTYLTVVPYRNPLLLAKSMTSLDVVSGGRATFVLGTGYLRSEFAALGVEFDERNELFDESAEVLRGIWSTDSFSFEGRHFTARGQTIKPVPVQQPHPPLWIGGNATVVRDRVARWAQGWAPLQGGAVLFRTARTAPITSESELAEMIRDLWDRIDAAGRSRDEVDIIATGGAERPGRDAGAEEHIDAIGRLAAMGVTWTSAPLDQSSVAAARDGLARYGAEVLARIDR
- a CDS encoding glucose 1-dehydrogenase; the encoded protein is MDPAELARRAADVENPRLAPDDILVTGRTAVVTGGGGGIGQGAALALARFGAKVAVLDVIPERCEATAAAITRSGGRALGLPTDVMDSAQLRGAVRRTHEAFGSVDILVNNAGGVRGGSFLTMPEASMRRHVEINLVSMLVATQEAANLMIAGGRGGAIVNVSSIEGFRAAPEYAVYAACKAGMVNFTQTMALELGAHGIRVNCIAPDQTITPGLRGNRAGPVDPATWPEESPEDVDRSARLIPVGRKGLVEECAAAVVWLCSQMSSYVTGETVSVDGGTRAGGGWSRRPGGGWTLIS